One Paenibacillus crassostreae DNA segment encodes these proteins:
- a CDS encoding ABC transporter substrate-binding protein: MMKRMLFMIGLVVLVSCMIIGCEPIPLMNSSSSSSNSPQPETTGMYLQGEEPVGIVDSNIESIQSTRQITLGYSQLGSESDWRRANTASVIESAKEAGITLLFENAEQSQEKQFEAIRSFIQQKVDVIAISPVVQSGWEPILLEVKQAGIPVIISDRSVNVSDSSLYVTFIGSDFYDEGRKAGKYLLDKMKDKPGPIGIVELQGTIDSSPTVDRKNGFREIIASRSDLKILKSRPANFTLEEGKRVMESFLEEQNNDIDVLFSHNDDMALGAIEAIEQVGLRPGIDIVIISVDGTRKSFEMMVEGKINAVVECNPLLGMNLMQAVKEIMGGKNLPKRIVLPESIYTQAVAEREVNNRKY; encoded by the coding sequence ATGATGAAACGAATGTTATTCATGATTGGGTTGGTTGTATTAGTAAGTTGTATGATCATCGGTTGTGAGCCAATTCCTCTAATGAATTCATCCAGTAGCTCAAGTAACTCACCACAACCAGAAACCACAGGGATGTACCTTCAAGGTGAAGAACCCGTTGGTATCGTTGATTCCAATATTGAATCAATTCAATCCACTAGGCAGATTACCTTAGGTTATTCTCAATTAGGTTCGGAAAGTGATTGGCGTAGAGCCAATACGGCGTCTGTGATTGAATCAGCGAAGGAAGCTGGGATTACATTACTATTCGAGAATGCGGAACAATCGCAGGAGAAGCAATTTGAAGCGATACGTTCTTTTATCCAACAAAAAGTGGATGTTATAGCGATCTCGCCAGTTGTACAATCCGGATGGGAGCCTATCCTCCTTGAAGTGAAACAAGCAGGAATACCTGTGATCATCTCTGACCGATCGGTTAATGTGAGTGATTCATCATTGTACGTGACATTTATTGGTTCTGATTTCTACGATGAAGGACGCAAGGCGGGTAAGTATTTGTTGGACAAAATGAAAGATAAACCCGGACCCATCGGCATTGTGGAACTTCAGGGTACCATAGATTCATCACCGACGGTTGATCGAAAGAATGGTTTTCGAGAGATCATTGCTTCTCGCTCTGATTTGAAGATACTGAAGAGTAGACCTGCTAACTTTACTCTCGAGGAAGGCAAGCGTGTCATGGAATCATTCCTAGAAGAACAAAATAATGATATCGATGTCTTATTCTCACATAATGATGATATGGCATTAGGTGCCATTGAAGCTATTGAGCAAGTAGGATTACGTCCTGGTATAGATATCGTTATTATATCGGTAGATGGTACACGTAAATCTTTTGAAATGATGGTCGAAGGCAAAATCAATGCTGTTGTTGAATGTAATCCACTCTTAGGAATGAATCTAATGCAAGCTGTGAAAGAAATTATGGGTGGTAAAAACTTACCGAAGCGAATCGTCCTACCTGAGAGTATCTATACACAAGCGGTTGCGGAACGAGAAGTGAATAATAGGAAATATTAG
- the hflX gene encoding GTPase HflX: MEELQQKAIIVGVNVNHQEDFEYSMEELGNLAVACHVEVVGQITQNLEKVNKSHYIGKGKVQDVLAIYEELEANVVIFNDELSPSQIRNLEADLQCKVIDRTILILDIFEKRAKTREAQLQVEVAQLQYMLPRLIGLRESLGRQGGGVGTKNKGVGETKLELDRRRIEDKISALNKELETLVSHRQTQRKQRQRNELPVVSLVGYTNAGKSTIMNALVELFNSSGNKMVFEKDMLFATLETSVRNIQLEDKKSFLLTDTVGFVSKLPHHLIKAFRSTLEEVAEADLLIHVVDYSNANYEKLKRITETTLQEIGITNIDTIYAYNKCDMVDCEIPVIKDDSIYLAAKPRIGIEELIALIRAHVFKDYINCVMSIPFEQGQVVSYLNKCAHVISTEYDEVGTRLTLECRAMDAEKYQEFII, encoded by the coding sequence ATGGAAGAATTACAACAAAAAGCGATTATCGTTGGGGTTAATGTGAATCACCAGGAGGATTTTGAATACTCTATGGAAGAATTGGGTAATTTGGCTGTGGCTTGTCACGTTGAGGTCGTGGGACAGATCACTCAGAATTTAGAGAAAGTGAATAAATCTCATTATATTGGAAAAGGGAAAGTGCAGGACGTCCTGGCTATATATGAAGAATTAGAGGCGAACGTGGTTATTTTTAACGATGAATTGTCTCCTTCTCAAATACGTAATCTCGAAGCAGACTTACAATGTAAGGTGATCGATCGAACTATTCTAATCCTTGATATATTTGAGAAGCGGGCAAAGACTAGAGAAGCTCAACTTCAAGTAGAAGTGGCCCAGTTGCAATACATGCTCCCTAGATTAATTGGTTTACGTGAATCATTGGGTCGGCAAGGTGGCGGGGTTGGTACAAAGAATAAAGGTGTTGGGGAAACTAAGCTTGAACTTGATCGTCGTAGAATTGAAGATAAAATCAGTGCTTTAAATAAAGAATTGGAAACACTAGTATCACATCGCCAAACTCAGCGTAAGCAACGTCAACGAAATGAACTACCGGTCGTATCGCTTGTTGGTTATACGAATGCAGGGAAGTCAACGATAATGAACGCTTTGGTAGAGTTATTCAATTCTTCCGGCAATAAGATGGTATTTGAAAAAGATATGCTATTCGCGACGCTTGAAACCTCTGTGCGAAATATACAACTTGAAGATAAAAAGTCTTTCTTATTAACTGACACGGTTGGTTTTGTAAGTAAACTTCCTCATCATCTCATCAAAGCATTTCGTTCAACGCTAGAAGAAGTGGCTGAAGCAGACCTACTTATTCATGTGGTTGATTATTCAAATGCTAACTATGAGAAGTTGAAACGTATTACAGAAACAACATTGCAAGAAATCGGAATAACAAACATTGATACCATCTATGCATACAATAAATGTGATATGGTTGATTGTGAAATTCCAGTAATAAAAGATGATAGTATTTACCTTGCAGCGAAGCCTAGAATAGGGATAGAGGAATTGATTGCTCTGATTCGTGCACATGTGTTCAAGGATTATATCAACTGTGTGATGTCGATTCCGTTTGAGCAAGGCCAAGTCGTATCTTATTTAAATAAGTGTGCTCATGTGATTTCTACTGAATACGATGAGGTTGGAACGAGATTGACGCTTGAATGTAGAGCAATGGATGCTGAGAAGTATCAAGAATTTATAATTTAA
- a CDS encoding S-layer homology domain-containing protein, with protein sequence MNKQKINVTKTAILCSVLVASLSFGSSALAFSDLSGDPAEVKINALKSSNVISGISDDLFAPKSKVTYAQGLQFLVNAFDLTMDNTSAKASEYFDNVVDGTWYTKAFLIAHHNGLSVDKTVNPNEPITRAQFAHLVTQSLFTKGNFPVTKMYFTITDAEKLPQDVSNSLQTLLNTRILTLPENGKFRPNDDITRSEAAILIYDALEFAKKIIPQLEMDIPQASYETSISTEKIAEDVNKVSLTVAGLPNPGYSASIKRIEFGPGLTATVYFTVNSPDPDQINIQVISKSTVVTYLPSNYKAVAKYEASSVESDDPFSLMLPVENPGDLIAK encoded by the coding sequence ACAAACAAAAAATCAATGTTACAAAAACAGCTATCCTATGTAGTGTGTTAGTCGCATCGCTATCATTTGGTTCTTCTGCGTTAGCTTTCTCGGATCTGTCAGGAGATCCAGCAGAGGTCAAGATCAACGCGCTTAAATCTTCAAACGTAATTAGTGGTATTAGTGATGATCTATTTGCTCCTAAGTCTAAAGTAACATATGCCCAAGGACTTCAGTTCTTAGTTAATGCCTTTGACTTAACCATGGACAATACATCAGCGAAAGCAAGTGAATACTTCGACAACGTAGTTGATGGAACTTGGTATACCAAAGCCTTCCTGATTGCTCATCACAATGGTCTTTCCGTAGATAAGACAGTGAACCCTAATGAACCAATCACACGTGCACAATTTGCCCATTTAGTAACGCAATCTCTTTTTACAAAAGGGAATTTTCCGGTAACCAAGATGTACTTCACGATCACTGATGCAGAAAAACTTCCTCAGGATGTTTCCAATAGCTTACAGACGCTCCTGAATACGAGAATTCTCACTCTGCCTGAGAACGGTAAATTCCGACCGAATGACGATATTACCCGCTCCGAAGCCGCTATTCTTATATATGATGCTTTGGAATTCGCGAAAAAAATCATCCCACAGTTAGAAATGGATATTCCCCAAGCATCTTACGAAACTAGTATTTCCACCGAAAAGATAGCTGAGGATGTTAATAAGGTATCACTCACCGTCGCTGGTCTTCCGAACCCAGGGTATTCCGCTTCCATCAAACGGATTGAATTCGGGCCAGGATTAACAGCAACTGTATATTTTACCGTGAATAGTCCTGATCCTGACCAAATCAATATACAAGTCATATCTAAATCTACAGTTGTAACTTATTTACCATCAAACTATAAAGCTGTTGCTAAATACGAAGCTTCTTCAGTTGAATCGGATGATCCTTTCTCTCTAATGCTTCCTGTAGAAAATCCTGGGGATCTCATCGCGAAATAA